One Thermococcus kodakarensis KOD1 genomic window carries:
- a CDS encoding DUF4125 family protein — MDDKMEVLKEIAEREYRFFERLQPTNPECKREKTFKFMRISRFYPYSLETLLSYLDDLIEAEKEGRNPLYEKYACMEGRMGIPEDKRGLIERIVQIEKSWIEELHGKYPHAIENKPEFQRYLACELSTFSVQTLERYLEDVERAKEAGRNLALESYLYTFSRLGYSSLEEVEEKFKKRALQK, encoded by the coding sequence GTGGATGATAAAATGGAAGTTCTCAAGGAGATAGCGGAGAGGGAGTACCGGTTTTTTGAAAGGCTGCAGCCCACGAACCCCGAGTGCAAGAGGGAGAAGACGTTCAAGTTCATGCGCATATCCCGCTTTTACCCGTATTCCCTGGAGACCCTGCTTTCCTATCTGGACGATCTAATAGAGGCGGAAAAAGAGGGGAGGAATCCGCTATACGAGAAATACGCGTGCATGGAGGGCAGGATGGGAATCCCCGAGGATAAGAGGGGGTTGATAGAGAGGATAGTCCAGATAGAAAAGTCCTGGATTGAAGAGCTGCATGGGAAATATCCCCATGCTATAGAAAACAAGCCGGAGTTTCAGAGGTATCTCGCCTGTGAGCTCTCCACGTTTTCAGTTCAAACCCTGGAGCGATACCTTGAGGATGTGGAGAGGGCGAAGGAAGCTGGAAGAAACCTCGCTCTGGAGAGCTATCTTTACACCTTCTCAAGGCTGGGCTACTCCTCACTGGAGGAGGTTGAGGAGAAATTCAAAAAGCGCGCTCTTCAGAAGTGA
- a CDS encoding Mut7-C RNAse domain-containing protein: MKFIADMMLGRLARWLRLYGYDTLYGIVEDEVIIRKALEDDRIILTRDSGLAERARTAGARVFLLSSNSLEGQVEELKKLGVEFRELFPANARCPKCNGLIVRIPKEEVKGKVPESVYERYEEFYVCKNCGQIYWPGRQWREMLRIDRKLRGLK, translated from the coding sequence ATGAAGTTCATCGCCGACATGATGCTCGGTCGCCTGGCGAGATGGCTCCGCCTCTACGGCTATGACACCCTCTACGGGATAGTTGAGGATGAGGTAATCATTAGGAAAGCGCTTGAAGATGACAGGATAATACTCACCCGCGACTCTGGCCTTGCCGAGAGGGCGAGGACTGCTGGGGCGAGGGTCTTTCTACTCTCCTCGAACTCTCTTGAGGGTCAGGTTGAGGAGCTGAAAAAGCTTGGAGTCGAGTTTAGAGAGCTCTTTCCAGCCAATGCTCGATGCCCCAAGTGTAACGGCCTGATAGTGAGGATTCCAAAGGAAGAGGTAAAGGGCAAAGTTCCGGAGAGCGTTTATGAGCGGTACGAGGAGTTCTACGTCTGCAAAAACTGCGGGCAGATTTACTGGCCCGGGAGGCAGTGGAGGGAGATGCTTAGAATTGACAGGAAGCTGAGGGGATTGAAATGA
- a CDS encoding 6-hydroxymethylpterin diphosphokinase MptE-like protein: protein MRWEDWKPFYLRIVREMGYSIEEDRKAAQILRALLLEGDEYILRDELEAIVEKKAYVFGAGPSLEKALKEFDFSDGTLIAADGATSALLENDLVPDIIVTDLDGRIPDLRIANDRGSFMVVHAHGDNVDKMTSYVPLFSRVLGTTQTEPLDIVYNFGGFTDGDRAAFLAEELGAREVVLVGFDFGNVVGRWSKPHLKEHSPVWESKRKKFEFAKELLEWLEKNGRARLVYL from the coding sequence ATGAGGTGGGAAGACTGGAAGCCGTTCTATCTTCGGATTGTTCGCGAGATGGGCTACTCAATCGAGGAGGACAGAAAAGCCGCCCAAATACTCCGTGCTCTGCTCCTTGAAGGTGATGAATACATCCTTCGGGATGAGCTTGAAGCCATCGTTGAAAAAAAGGCCTACGTCTTCGGGGCTGGCCCGAGCCTTGAAAAAGCTTTGAAAGAGTTCGATTTCTCGGATGGAACTCTGATAGCGGCCGACGGGGCTACCTCCGCACTCCTTGAAAACGACCTCGTGCCCGATATTATAGTTACCGACCTCGACGGCAGAATTCCGGACCTAAGAATAGCTAACGACAGGGGTTCCTTCATGGTCGTCCATGCCCATGGAGACAACGTTGATAAGATGACGTCATACGTTCCGCTCTTTTCCAGAGTGCTCGGCACGACCCAGACCGAGCCGCTCGACATAGTTTACAACTTTGGCGGCTTCACCGACGGGGACAGGGCCGCGTTTTTAGCTGAAGAACTTGGGGCTAGGGAGGTTGTGCTTGTTGGCTTTGACTTTGGGAACGTTGTCGGAAGATGGAGCAAGCCGCACCTCAAAGAGCACTCCCCAGTCTGGGAGAGCAAGAGGAAAAAGTTCGAGTTCGCGAAGGAACTCCTCGAGTGGCTGGAAAAAAATGGAAGAGCCAGGCTGGTTTATCTGTAG
- the nadA gene encoding quinolinate synthase NadA: MEKEKLIEEINRLKEERNAIIMAHNYQLPEIQDIADFLGDSLELARKAVNIDADVIVFAGVDFMAETAKILNPEKTVLLPTPRATCAMANMLTIKHIIEAKKKYPDAPVVLYVNSSAEAKAYADVTVTSANAAKIVGKLDSDVVIFGPDKNLAHYVAKVTGKKVIPVPPNGHCYVHRKFTLEDVERARKLYPNAKLMVHPECEPEVQEQADIIVSTGGMIKRACEHDEWVVFTEREMVCRLQKLYPSKKFYPAREDATCIGMKAITLNHIYESLRDMKYRVEVPAEIAEKARKAIERMLEMS, encoded by the coding sequence ATGGAGAAGGAAAAGCTCATCGAGGAGATAAACCGGCTGAAGGAGGAACGGAACGCGATAATTATGGCCCACAACTACCAGCTGCCGGAGATACAGGACATAGCGGACTTCCTCGGAGACAGCCTTGAGCTCGCGAGGAAGGCGGTAAACATTGACGCTGACGTGATAGTCTTCGCGGGCGTTGACTTCATGGCTGAAACCGCGAAGATACTCAACCCCGAAAAGACGGTTCTCCTGCCCACCCCAAGGGCGACCTGCGCGATGGCCAACATGCTCACCATAAAACACATCATTGAGGCCAAGAAAAAGTATCCAGATGCTCCCGTCGTCCTCTACGTGAACAGTTCAGCGGAGGCGAAGGCCTACGCCGACGTTACCGTTACCTCCGCAAACGCTGCTAAAATCGTTGGGAAGCTTGACTCCGACGTTGTTATCTTCGGCCCGGACAAGAACCTCGCCCACTACGTCGCTAAAGTCACTGGAAAGAAAGTCATCCCCGTCCCTCCCAACGGCCACTGCTACGTTCACAGGAAGTTTACGCTGGAGGACGTTGAACGTGCGAGAAAACTTTACCCAAACGCCAAGCTCATGGTTCACCCTGAGTGTGAGCCAGAAGTGCAGGAACAGGCGGATATAATCGTCTCCACCGGCGGGATGATAAAGAGGGCCTGCGAGCACGACGAGTGGGTTGTCTTCACGGAGAGGGAGATGGTTTGCCGTCTCCAGAAGCTCTATCCGAGCAAGAAGTTCTATCCCGCAAGGGAAGACGCCACATGCATTGGGATGAAGGCGATAACCCTCAACCACATTTACGAATCACTGAGAGACATGAAATACAGGGTAGAAGTCCCGGCGGAGATCGCAGAGAAGGCGAGAAAGGCAATAGAGAGGATGCTGGAGATGAGCTAA
- a CDS encoding L-aspartate oxidase, protein MTSVGIIGGGIAGLTAALSLAKLGYEVTLIHTGINTTNSYLAQAGIAFPLLEGDSITAHVIDTMRGGKYINDKETVWNVISKASEAYDFLLSLGVKFETNETEGGHSFPRVFTIKNETGKHLTKILYLHAKEGGVNFIKGEAEELAVKHGKAYGVFVNGEFLKFDATIIASGGFTGLFKYTAGSPTNLGTLIGDAVMKGAFARDLEFIQFHPTGFIGEDGVKLISEAVRGAGARLVTEDGKRFVNELSTRDIVARAIYLKMQEGERVFLDATGIADFKKKFPQIYAFLRKEGIDPSRDLIPIAPIAHYTIGGIAVDTWYRTGIKNLYAIGEAASNGFHGANRLASNSLLECIVSGLEVARTIVRDKPKGREVKEPPYHGYETGDIESLREILWGHAGIVRNERTLKEGLKKLRDVEADPRLKLLVRGVLECALAREESRGAHYREDFPAMRKEFERPSFFDGKCRL, encoded by the coding sequence ATGACCTCGGTTGGAATCATCGGCGGCGGTATCGCGGGGCTTACGGCCGCGCTTTCCTTGGCGAAACTGGGTTACGAGGTAACGCTCATCCACACGGGTATAAACACGACCAATTCCTACCTGGCTCAGGCAGGGATTGCCTTCCCCCTCCTCGAAGGGGATTCAATAACTGCTCACGTGATAGACACAATGAGAGGAGGAAAATACATCAACGATAAGGAGACAGTCTGGAACGTGATATCAAAAGCCAGCGAGGCTTACGACTTCCTCCTCTCCCTGGGCGTGAAGTTCGAGACCAACGAGACGGAAGGCGGACACTCTTTTCCGAGGGTTTTCACGATAAAAAACGAGACCGGAAAGCACCTCACCAAGATACTCTACCTCCACGCAAAGGAGGGGGGAGTTAACTTCATCAAAGGCGAAGCCGAAGAGCTGGCAGTTAAGCACGGAAAAGCCTACGGGGTCTTCGTGAACGGAGAGTTCCTAAAGTTCGACGCGACGATTATTGCCTCTGGCGGGTTCACAGGGCTTTTTAAGTACACAGCAGGTTCGCCGACGAACCTCGGAACGCTCATCGGAGACGCCGTAATGAAAGGTGCTTTTGCGAGAGACCTTGAGTTCATCCAGTTCCATCCAACTGGGTTCATTGGAGAAGATGGAGTTAAGCTTATCAGCGAGGCGGTTAGGGGAGCGGGTGCGAGGCTCGTAACCGAAGATGGGAAGCGCTTCGTAAACGAGCTTTCCACGAGGGACATCGTGGCGAGGGCGATCTACCTGAAAATGCAGGAAGGAGAGAGAGTATTCCTCGATGCTACTGGAATAGCGGACTTCAAAAAGAAGTTTCCCCAGATTTATGCCTTTCTCAGAAAGGAAGGAATCGACCCTTCAAGGGATTTGATACCCATTGCGCCGATAGCCCACTACACGATAGGCGGGATAGCAGTTGACACATGGTACAGAACTGGAATCAAGAATCTCTATGCAATCGGTGAAGCGGCAAGTAACGGTTTTCACGGGGCCAACAGGCTCGCGAGCAACTCCCTGCTTGAGTGCATTGTTTCAGGCCTTGAAGTAGCCAGGACGATAGTGAGGGACAAACCGAAGGGCAGAGAAGTGAAAGAACCTCCTTATCACGGATACGAGACTGGAGACATTGAATCACTGAGGGAAATCCTCTGGGGGCACGCGGGCATAGTTAGGAACGAGAGGACACTCAAGGAGGGCTTGAAAAAACTGAGAGATGTTGAAGCCGACCCGAGGCTCAAGCTCCTGGTTAGGGGTGTCCTTGAGTGCGCTCTGGCCAGAGAAGAGAGCCGTGGTGCCCACTACCGTGAGGACTTTCCGGCTATGAGAAAGGAGTTCGAGAGGCCGAGCTTCTTCGACGGCAAGTGCAGGCTATAA
- a CDS encoding RNA-guided endonuclease InsQ/TnpB family protein has product MKRAVTVKLQPSKAQEKALSELAQISSKVWNKVNYLRRQEFFEGKPIDFNKTEKTVYEEFKSEIGSATVQQIARKNAESWRSFFSLIRNKRNGELPKWLKPEPPNYIKGEGLIVLRNDQYRIEGNNLILKGLGKFKRLEVQFKGRIHLKGKQGRLEITYDPIRRKWYAHISISVEKKLQGGEWVEVPREPLGNFSAGIDLGVNNLMAVYVENGESFLVNGRPLKSIAFYWQKQIAEYQSKLNKSGAKKSRKLTRMHQKAKLQAKHYINTAVRQTVERLYRLGVSRIVIGYPKGIARNSDKGKRQNYLLFHVWRFNTVIKRLKEVAEEYGISVIVVDEAFTSKTCPVCGKPHEGARFVRGLFKCPATGLIFNADLVGAFNILKKVVKTITPSLPVLSASRGNWPKARPEGLKAHFELGFNEAPQTSPPLARG; this is encoded by the coding sequence ATGAAACGGGCAGTAACCGTTAAACTACAACCCTCAAAAGCCCAAGAGAAAGCTCTTTCCGAGTTAGCCCAAATCAGCTCCAAAGTTTGGAACAAGGTGAACTACCTCCGCAGGCAGGAATTCTTTGAGGGGAAACCAATAGACTTCAACAAAACCGAGAAAACAGTTTATGAAGAGTTCAAATCCGAGATAGGCTCGGCAACAGTTCAGCAAATAGCGAGAAAGAACGCCGAAAGCTGGCGTTCCTTCTTCTCACTCATCAGGAACAAACGGAACGGAGAACTACCCAAATGGCTCAAACCAGAACCACCAAACTACATCAAGGGAGAGGGCTTAATAGTCCTCAGGAACGACCAATACAGGATTGAAGGGAACAACCTAATCCTCAAGGGCCTTGGGAAGTTCAAGAGGCTGGAAGTTCAATTCAAGGGGAGGATTCACTTGAAGGGCAAGCAGGGAAGGTTAGAAATAACTTACGACCCCATAAGGCGGAAATGGTATGCTCACATCAGCATAAGCGTTGAGAAGAAACTTCAGGGTGGAGAATGGGTAGAAGTTCCAAGAGAACCTTTGGGGAACTTTTCCGCTGGAATAGACCTCGGAGTGAACAATTTAATGGCTGTCTATGTGGAAAACGGGGAAAGTTTCTTAGTAAATGGCAGACCTTTGAAGTCAATAGCCTTCTACTGGCAAAAACAGATTGCCGAGTATCAGTCGAAACTCAACAAGTCTGGAGCCAAGAAGAGCAGAAAGCTCACAAGAATGCACCAGAAGGCTAAACTTCAGGCTAAGCACTACATTAACACGGCAGTAAGGCAAACCGTTGAGAGGCTCTACCGCCTTGGAGTTTCCAGAATTGTAATTGGTTATCCAAAGGGAATAGCGAGGAACTCTGATAAGGGCAAAAGGCAGAATTATCTCCTCTTCCACGTCTGGAGGTTCAACACGGTAATAAAACGCCTGAAAGAGGTTGCAGAAGAGTATGGTATTAGTGTTATCGTCGTTGATGAGGCTTTTACTTCTAAGACTTGTCCCGTTTGCGGGAAGCCCCACGAAGGGGCTCGCTTCGTTCGTGGATTGTTTAAGTGTCCCGCAACGGGGCTTATCTTCAACGCTGACTTGGTTGGTGCTTTCAATATTTTGAAGAAGGTGGTGAAAACCATAACCCCAAGCTTGCCAGTTTTGTCGGCAAGTAGGGGTAACTGGCCGAAGGCCCGGCCAGAGGGGCTGAAAGCCCACTTTGAATTGGGATTTAATGAAGCCCCTCAAACCTCTCCGCCATTGGCGAGGGGTTAG
- a CDS encoding RNA 2'-phosphotransferase — protein MKPERKRVSKLMAYILRHSPEEFGLRPDVEGFVSLNELVNALKTVYPEVTEEFVREIVENDPKGRYEIRGDRIRARYGHSFPVSLDHEEDTESRFLYHGTPRRNLPSILKEGLKPMKRQYVHVSTDKIEALETGRRHGREVVLLVIDAECLRKRGFKIYKAGKNVRIVERVPPDCITLAV, from the coding sequence ATGAAGCCAGAGCGGAAGCGAGTAAGCAAGCTTATGGCGTACATCCTGCGACACTCGCCAGAGGAGTTCGGCCTCCGGCCGGACGTTGAAGGGTTCGTTTCTCTCAACGAGCTCGTCAATGCACTAAAGACGGTTTATCCCGAGGTCACGGAGGAATTCGTTAGGGAAATCGTCGAGAATGATCCGAAGGGCCGCTACGAAATCCGGGGAGATAGAATAAGGGCCCGCTACGGCCACAGCTTTCCAGTCAGTCTCGACCACGAAGAGGACACCGAGAGCCGCTTTCTGTACCACGGTACTCCCCGGAGGAACCTGCCCTCGATTCTAAAAGAAGGCCTGAAGCCAATGAAACGCCAGTACGTTCACGTAAGCACCGACAAGATCGAGGCCCTGGAAACGGGAAGGCGGCACGGAAGAGAAGTAGTCCTCCTGGTGATAGACGCCGAATGCCTGAGGAAAAGAGGCTTTAAAATATACAAGGCCGGGAAGAACGTGAGAATAGTTGAGAGGGTGCCGCCGGATTGTATAACCCTGGCGGTTTAG
- a CDS encoding endonuclease/exonuclease/phosphatase family protein, with translation MKDRLKGPIANRELLIGISTGVLLASSMRVFVAGAYSSVEKTFFYNVMFPSVLGVVLFIIASAVVGKLNRRIGAAIVAAYALVSLLTDATEYTHLIAALAIPVALALLSELDIKYVTMGLVADLGLRVLAVGGEPLDFPHTRIILSLVVLFGAYALWKDEGKLPKPGFGLYAFAALLELGLMYPNAVLRYSGINSYYLPTFVGYSFIIALALLGGPYLARKPKIAPVLLILGTATLFVKPLSLIGLPLALTSAVALVESAKTIRKGELGAIYLFLVVTLALGAYIGRDIGLAFMEDKLEALIVVASIVYAVVTYGKNAPISTPNRKEVVSVLAGLALVSVIVLALFNTGPSYAESKKDVLIWSYNIHQGFGPYRGTFNGYELVKLLREHEPDIIASQEVVGGMIANGYQDVPLMLSAYLGYAYEYKPAVEGTYGIAIFSHWRMNTEGELNLKSVGQARPAQKVMIEELGITLVNVHMGLSEEERAMQAEELLSFAESEPAAHVILGDTNAEPDEKAIQIITQEYKDAFEERPPYTFNWGDIDIENIDYILLRRGWPAKVKDYGCLCEVEVSDHRPVWALIELP, from the coding sequence ATGAAAGACAGATTGAAAGGACCTATTGCTAATAGAGAACTCTTAATCGGGATAAGTACGGGTGTTCTCCTAGCTTCTTCCATGAGGGTTTTCGTCGCGGGGGCATATTCAAGCGTCGAGAAGACGTTCTTTTACAACGTCATGTTCCCCTCCGTGCTCGGCGTGGTGCTGTTCATAATTGCATCCGCTGTTGTGGGCAAACTCAACAGGAGGATAGGAGCTGCAATAGTGGCGGCCTACGCGCTGGTTTCTCTCCTCACGGATGCGACTGAATACACCCACCTGATAGCGGCCCTTGCCATCCCAGTTGCACTGGCACTCCTCAGTGAACTCGACATAAAGTACGTGACGATGGGGCTTGTGGCGGATTTGGGGCTGAGGGTTCTCGCCGTTGGCGGGGAGCCGCTCGACTTCCCACACACCAGGATTATCCTGAGCCTCGTCGTTCTCTTCGGAGCATACGCCCTCTGGAAAGATGAAGGGAAACTGCCAAAGCCTGGCTTCGGCCTCTACGCTTTTGCCGCCCTCCTGGAACTCGGTCTCATGTATCCAAACGCAGTCTTGAGGTACTCCGGAATTAACTCTTATTATCTTCCTACCTTCGTCGGCTACTCTTTCATAATAGCCCTTGCACTCCTCGGGGGGCCTTACCTCGCCAGGAAGCCTAAGATTGCCCCGGTTCTTCTGATCCTGGGCACGGCGACCCTCTTCGTTAAACCACTGAGTTTGATAGGTCTTCCCCTGGCCCTCACATCTGCCGTTGCTCTCGTTGAGAGTGCCAAGACCATCCGCAAAGGGGAGCTGGGTGCTATTTATCTCTTCTTGGTGGTGACCCTCGCCTTGGGCGCCTACATCGGCAGGGACATTGGATTGGCCTTCATGGAGGACAAGCTGGAGGCCCTAATAGTTGTTGCCTCTATAGTTTATGCAGTCGTAACTTATGGCAAGAATGCCCCTATCAGTACTCCAAACAGGAAAGAGGTAGTGAGTGTGCTCGCTGGTCTCGCTCTCGTTTCAGTGATCGTTCTAGCGCTCTTCAACACGGGACCGAGCTATGCGGAGAGCAAGAAGGATGTCCTCATCTGGAGCTACAACATCCATCAGGGCTTCGGCCCGTATCGGGGAACTTTCAATGGGTATGAACTTGTGAAACTCCTGAGGGAGCATGAACCTGACATCATCGCCTCTCAAGAAGTCGTTGGAGGAATGATAGCTAACGGTTACCAGGACGTTCCACTTATGCTCTCTGCATATCTCGGCTACGCCTACGAGTACAAGCCCGCAGTTGAGGGTACGTACGGAATAGCAATCTTCTCCCACTGGCGCATGAATACCGAGGGAGAGCTCAACCTCAAGAGCGTCGGCCAGGCGAGGCCCGCGCAGAAGGTAATGATTGAAGAGCTTGGAATAACGCTTGTGAACGTCCACATGGGGCTGAGCGAAGAAGAACGCGCTATGCAGGCGGAGGAGCTCCTGAGCTTCGCCGAAAGCGAACCAGCAGCGCACGTAATTTTGGGGGACACGAACGCAGAGCCCGATGAGAAGGCCATCCAGATAATAACCCAGGAGTACAAGGATGCTTTTGAGGAGAGGCCGCCCTACACCTTCAACTGGGGCGACATCGACATCGAGAACATAGACTACATCCTTCTGAGGAGGGGCTGGCCAGCGAAGGTAAAAGACTACGGATGTCTCTGCGAGGTTGAGGTTTCCGACCACAGACCGGTGTGGGCGCTGATAGAGCTCCCGTGA
- a CDS encoding NAD(P)/FAD-dependent oxidoreductase, translating to MKIVVVGSGTAGSNFALFMRKLDRKAEITVIGKEPTMQYSPCALPHVVSGTIEKPEDIIVFPNEFYEKQKINLMLNTEAKAIDRERKVVVTDKGEVPYDKLVLAVGSKAFIPPIKGVENEGVFTLKSLDDVRRIKAYIAERKPKKAVVIGAGLIGLEGAEAFAKLGMEVLIVELMDRLMPTMLDKDTAKLVQAEMEKYGVSFRFGVGVSEIIGSPVRAVKIGDEEVPADLVLVATGVRANTDLAKQAGLEVNRGIVVNEHLQTSDPEVYAIGDCAEVIDAVTGKRTLSQLGTSAVRMAKVAAEHIAGKDVSFRPVFNTAITELFGLEIGTFGITEERAKKEDIEVAVGKFKGSTKPEYYPGGKPITVKLIFRKSDRKLIGGQIVGGERVWGRIMTLSALAQKGATVEDVAYLETAYAPPISPTIDPITVAAEMAQRKLR from the coding sequence ATGAAAATCGTCGTGGTCGGTTCTGGAACAGCCGGAAGCAACTTCGCCCTCTTCATGCGCAAGCTTGACAGGAAGGCCGAGATAACCGTCATAGGAAAGGAACCAACGATGCAGTACTCCCCCTGCGCCCTGCCGCACGTGGTAAGCGGCACTATCGAGAAGCCTGAGGACATTATAGTCTTTCCCAACGAGTTCTACGAGAAGCAGAAGATAAACCTCATGCTGAACACGGAAGCAAAGGCGATAGACAGAGAAAGGAAGGTTGTAGTCACGGATAAGGGCGAAGTCCCGTACGACAAGCTTGTTTTGGCCGTTGGTTCAAAGGCATTCATTCCGCCGATTAAGGGAGTTGAGAACGAGGGGGTCTTCACACTCAAGAGCCTCGACGACGTTAGGAGGATAAAAGCCTACATAGCCGAGAGAAAGCCGAAGAAGGCCGTCGTTATCGGAGCTGGTCTCATCGGCCTTGAGGGCGCCGAGGCCTTTGCAAAACTTGGAATGGAAGTTCTGATTGTAGAGCTGATGGACAGGCTTATGCCCACAATGCTCGACAAGGACACGGCAAAGCTCGTCCAGGCTGAGATGGAGAAGTACGGCGTTTCCTTCCGCTTCGGCGTCGGCGTGAGTGAGATCATCGGAAGCCCCGTCAGGGCTGTCAAAATAGGCGACGAAGAAGTTCCCGCAGACCTCGTCTTGGTTGCAACCGGGGTGAGAGCCAACACCGACCTCGCCAAACAGGCAGGGCTTGAAGTGAACAGGGGCATAGTGGTTAATGAGCACCTCCAGACGAGCGACCCGGAGGTCTACGCAATAGGCGACTGTGCTGAAGTTATAGACGCCGTAACTGGAAAAAGAACTCTCAGTCAGCTCGGAACTTCCGCCGTTAGGATGGCCAAGGTGGCCGCGGAGCACATAGCGGGTAAGGACGTCTCCTTCAGACCAGTCTTCAACACCGCTATAACCGAGCTGTTTGGCCTTGAAATCGGCACCTTCGGAATCACCGAGGAGAGGGCAAAGAAGGAGGACATCGAGGTAGCGGTCGGAAAGTTCAAAGGCTCGACCAAGCCAGAGTACTATCCCGGAGGCAAGCCCATAACCGTAAAGCTCATCTTCAGAAAGTCAGACAGAAAGCTTATCGGCGGCCAGATAGTCGGCGGCGAGAGGGTCTGGGGCAGGATAATGACGCTTTCTGCCCTCGCTCAAAAAGGCGCAACGGTTGAGGACGTTGCCTACCTGGAAACGGCCTACGCCCCGCCGATAAGTCCGACCATAGACCCGATAACGGTCGCGGCAGAGATGGCCCAGAGAAAGCTCCGCTGA
- the pyrH gene encoding UMP kinase — MRIVFDIGGSVLVPEDPDIDFIKAIAYELVKISEDHEVAVVVGGGKVARKYIQAAKEFTLNETFKDYIGIHITRANAMLLIAALGEKAYPFVVQDFRKAWEVIQLKKIPIMGGTHPGHTTDAVAALLAEYLQADLLVVVTNVDGVYDSDPKKNPNAKKLDRITVDQLVEIAMQEESKAGGSGVVDALAAKFIQRGKIKTYIVGKKDAYHLFDVIKGKHSGTVVEP; from the coding sequence ATGAGGATAGTCTTCGATATAGGCGGCTCTGTTCTCGTTCCCGAAGATCCGGACATCGACTTTATCAAGGCGATAGCATACGAGCTCGTCAAGATAAGCGAGGACCACGAGGTAGCGGTTGTTGTCGGCGGTGGAAAGGTCGCCAGGAAGTACATACAGGCCGCGAAGGAATTCACGCTCAACGAGACCTTCAAGGACTACATAGGAATCCACATCACGAGGGCAAACGCGATGCTTCTCATCGCTGCCCTTGGAGAAAAGGCATATCCCTTCGTCGTCCAGGACTTCCGTAAGGCCTGGGAGGTCATCCAGCTCAAGAAGATTCCGATAATGGGTGGAACCCACCCCGGCCACACGACCGACGCGGTAGCTGCTCTTCTCGCTGAATACCTGCAGGCGGATCTTCTCGTCGTTGTAACCAACGTTGACGGAGTCTATGATTCAGACCCGAAGAAGAACCCCAACGCGAAAAAGCTCGACAGAATCACCGTTGACCAGCTCGTTGAGATAGCGATGCAGGAGGAGAGCAAGGCAGGAGGAAGCGGCGTCGTTGATGCCCTAGCAGCAAAGTTCATCCAGAGGGGGAAGATAAAGACTTACATCGTCGGCAAGAAGGACGCTTACCATCTCTTTGACGTGATAAAGGGCAAGCACAGCGGAACCGTTGTGGAGCCGTAA